A DNA window from Pseudorasbora parva isolate DD20220531a chromosome 19, ASM2467924v1, whole genome shotgun sequence contains the following coding sequences:
- the mgat1b gene encoding alpha-1,3-mannosyl-glycoprotein 2-beta-N-acetylglucosaminyltransferase b isoform X1, with amino-acid sequence MMKAFSSLQSLMWCHWAMVRKKGSLILCGAFLFVAWNALLLLFLWGRPPIGRLGEGGGAEPGAGEEWGARKAKVGGANGLAGEVIRLAEEVESELETQKKLLKQIQSHRELWEQRKELGKRESEGAKDEKNIEEHKKLQQIPAVSLSHKTVDDTKTVTKNTQTILVTPPLLVTKEQELDQENKQMVENEVGLTKPSPQIIIPILVIACDRVTVRRSLDKLIQYRPSAELYPIIVSQDCGHAETARVIGSYGSQITHISQPDLADIPVRPDHRKFQGYYKISRHYRWALNQVFNVFAYSTVVIVEDDLEVAPDFFEYFRALYPILSSDPTLWCISAWNDNGRDGLVDPGKADLLYRTDFFPGLGWMLLKEVWAELEPKWPKAFWDDWMRHPEQRKDRSCIRPEISRTITFGRKGVSLGQFFDQYLRYIKLNAEFVPFTKLDLSYLVKEKYDETFEKEVYSALLVKVEELQQGGSLKGSGPFRVQYSSRDSFKVLARNLGVMDDLKSGVPRAGYRGVVSFISRGRRIYLAPPEGWTKYDTSWS; translated from the exons ATGATGAAAG CATTTTCCTCACTACAGTCCCTCATGTGGTGTCACTGGGCCATGGTTCGCAAGAAAGGATCTCTTATTTTGTGTGGAGCATTTCTGTTTGTCGCCTGGAACGCCTTGCTCCTGCTCTTCTTATGGGGGAGGCCTCCCATTGGCCGACTTGGTGAGGGAGGCGGAGCTGAACCAGGGGccggagaagaatggggagccaggaaagcaaaagtgggtGGAGCTAATGGATTGGCCGGCGAAGTGATAAGATTGGCCGAAGAAGTAGAATCGGAACTGGAGACTCAGAAAAAGCTCCTCAAACAGATACAGAGTCACAGGGAACTATGGGAGCAGCGGAAAGAATTGGGAAAGAGGGAATCTGAGGGCGCAAAAGATGAAAAGAACATTGAGGAGCATAAAAAACTTCAGCAGATTCCTGCAGTTTCTCTTAGTCATAAAACTGTCGATGATACAAAAACTGTTACAAAAAATACACAGACTATATTGGTTACGCCGCCTCTGCTAGTCACGAAAGAGCAGGAACTGGACCAAGAGAACAAGCAAATGGTGGAAAATGAAGTAGGCCTTACTAAGCCAAGCCCTCAAATCATTATCCCAATTCTCGTCATTGCCTGTGACAGAGTAACAGTGAGGAGGAGTTTGGATAAATTGATACAGTACCGTCCTTCTGCTGAGCTTTATCCAATCATTGTCAGCCAGGACTGTGGCCATGCAGAAACGGCAAGGGTGATTGGCTCCTATGGCAGTCAGATAACCCACATTAGCCAACCGGATCTAGCGGACATTCCAGTGCGACCTGATCACAGGAAGTTCCAGGGTTACTACAAGATCTCCAGGCACTACCGTTGGGCTCTGAACCAAGTGTTCAATGTCTTCGCTTACTCCACAGTGGTCATTGTGGAGGATGACCTGGAG GTGGCCCCAGACTTTTTTGAGTATTTCCGTGCGCTCTACCCCATATTGAGTTCGGATCCGACTCTGTGGTGCATTTCCGCCTGGAATGATAACGGACGGGATGGGCTGGTTGACCCAGGCAAGGCTGACCTCCTTTACCGGACAGATTTCTTTCCTGGCCTCGGATGGATGCTTTTGAAGGAAGTCTGGGCAGAGTTGGAACCTAAGTGGCCCAAGGCGTTCTGGGATGACTGGATGCGGCACCCAGAGCAGCGGAAGGATCGCTCGTGCATTCGTCCTGAGATCTCGAGGACTATTACTTTTGGCCGGAAAGGCGTCAGTTTGGGTCAATTTTTTGACCAGTATCTGCGCTACATAAAACTCAATGCTGAATTTGTGCCTTTCACTAAACTCGACTTGTCCTACTTGGTCAAGGAGAAGTACGATGAAACCTTTGAAAAGGAAGTGTATAGCGCCCTCTTGGTAAAGGTCGAGGAGCTACAGCAAGGTGGAAGCCTGAAAGGTTCTGGGCCGTTTCGAGTTCAGTACTCCAGCAGAGACAGCTTTAAAGTGCTGGCCCGCAACTTGGGAGTTATGGACGACTTGAAGTCAGGTGTTCCCCGTGCCGGTTACAGGGGCGTAGTCAGCTTTATATCCCGTGGGCGAAGAATTTATCTGGCTCCCCCTGAGGGCTGGACTAAATATGACACCAGCTGGAGCTGA
- the mgat1b gene encoding alpha-1,3-mannosyl-glycoprotein 2-beta-N-acetylglucosaminyltransferase b isoform X2: MWCHWAMVRKKGSLILCGAFLFVAWNALLLLFLWGRPPIGRLGEGGGAEPGAGEEWGARKAKVGGANGLAGEVIRLAEEVESELETQKKLLKQIQSHRELWEQRKELGKRESEGAKDEKNIEEHKKLQQIPAVSLSHKTVDDTKTVTKNTQTILVTPPLLVTKEQELDQENKQMVENEVGLTKPSPQIIIPILVIACDRVTVRRSLDKLIQYRPSAELYPIIVSQDCGHAETARVIGSYGSQITHISQPDLADIPVRPDHRKFQGYYKISRHYRWALNQVFNVFAYSTVVIVEDDLEVAPDFFEYFRALYPILSSDPTLWCISAWNDNGRDGLVDPGKADLLYRTDFFPGLGWMLLKEVWAELEPKWPKAFWDDWMRHPEQRKDRSCIRPEISRTITFGRKGVSLGQFFDQYLRYIKLNAEFVPFTKLDLSYLVKEKYDETFEKEVYSALLVKVEELQQGGSLKGSGPFRVQYSSRDSFKVLARNLGVMDDLKSGVPRAGYRGVVSFISRGRRIYLAPPEGWTKYDTSWS; this comes from the exons ATGTGGTGTCACTGGGCCATGGTTCGCAAGAAAGGATCTCTTATTTTGTGTGGAGCATTTCTGTTTGTCGCCTGGAACGCCTTGCTCCTGCTCTTCTTATGGGGGAGGCCTCCCATTGGCCGACTTGGTGAGGGAGGCGGAGCTGAACCAGGGGccggagaagaatggggagccaggaaagcaaaagtgggtGGAGCTAATGGATTGGCCGGCGAAGTGATAAGATTGGCCGAAGAAGTAGAATCGGAACTGGAGACTCAGAAAAAGCTCCTCAAACAGATACAGAGTCACAGGGAACTATGGGAGCAGCGGAAAGAATTGGGAAAGAGGGAATCTGAGGGCGCAAAAGATGAAAAGAACATTGAGGAGCATAAAAAACTTCAGCAGATTCCTGCAGTTTCTCTTAGTCATAAAACTGTCGATGATACAAAAACTGTTACAAAAAATACACAGACTATATTGGTTACGCCGCCTCTGCTAGTCACGAAAGAGCAGGAACTGGACCAAGAGAACAAGCAAATGGTGGAAAATGAAGTAGGCCTTACTAAGCCAAGCCCTCAAATCATTATCCCAATTCTCGTCATTGCCTGTGACAGAGTAACAGTGAGGAGGAGTTTGGATAAATTGATACAGTACCGTCCTTCTGCTGAGCTTTATCCAATCATTGTCAGCCAGGACTGTGGCCATGCAGAAACGGCAAGGGTGATTGGCTCCTATGGCAGTCAGATAACCCACATTAGCCAACCGGATCTAGCGGACATTCCAGTGCGACCTGATCACAGGAAGTTCCAGGGTTACTACAAGATCTCCAGGCACTACCGTTGGGCTCTGAACCAAGTGTTCAATGTCTTCGCTTACTCCACAGTGGTCATTGTGGAGGATGACCTGGAG GTGGCCCCAGACTTTTTTGAGTATTTCCGTGCGCTCTACCCCATATTGAGTTCGGATCCGACTCTGTGGTGCATTTCCGCCTGGAATGATAACGGACGGGATGGGCTGGTTGACCCAGGCAAGGCTGACCTCCTTTACCGGACAGATTTCTTTCCTGGCCTCGGATGGATGCTTTTGAAGGAAGTCTGGGCAGAGTTGGAACCTAAGTGGCCCAAGGCGTTCTGGGATGACTGGATGCGGCACCCAGAGCAGCGGAAGGATCGCTCGTGCATTCGTCCTGAGATCTCGAGGACTATTACTTTTGGCCGGAAAGGCGTCAGTTTGGGTCAATTTTTTGACCAGTATCTGCGCTACATAAAACTCAATGCTGAATTTGTGCCTTTCACTAAACTCGACTTGTCCTACTTGGTCAAGGAGAAGTACGATGAAACCTTTGAAAAGGAAGTGTATAGCGCCCTCTTGGTAAAGGTCGAGGAGCTACAGCAAGGTGGAAGCCTGAAAGGTTCTGGGCCGTTTCGAGTTCAGTACTCCAGCAGAGACAGCTTTAAAGTGCTGGCCCGCAACTTGGGAGTTATGGACGACTTGAAGTCAGGTGTTCCCCGTGCCGGTTACAGGGGCGTAGTCAGCTTTATATCCCGTGGGCGAAGAATTTATCTGGCTCCCCCTGAGGGCTGGACTAAATATGACACCAGCTGGAGCTGA